From Triticum aestivum cultivar Chinese Spring chromosome 4A, IWGSC CS RefSeq v2.1, whole genome shotgun sequence, a single genomic window includes:
- the LOC123082350 gene encoding probable ascorbate-specific transmembrane electron transporter 2, with product MAIGGIIGGHHRHSVVASRVAMFAHLLFLTTAVLMLVWLLRFRGGINIQSDDPEQIFNVHPFVMTWGFILLIGEAILVYTTIPMNHRAQKMVHMLVHLVAFVLGVFGIYAAFKFHNVAVVPDLVSLHSWIGIGAISLFALQWLIGFAVFWMPGTHEHTRAAAAPVHVAGGLVIFLLGVCAAQTGLVQKSASATPGTEARLINVTGLFIVFYGVTVAATVMLRIATRYQ from the exons ATGGCGATCGGCGGGATCATCGGCGGCCACCACCGGCACTCCGTGGTGGCGTCGCGCGTGGCCATGTTCGCCCACCTGCTCTTCCTCACCACCGCCGTGCTCATGCTCGTCTGGCTCCTGCGCTTCCGCGGCGGCATCAACATCCAGTCCGACGACCCCGAGCAGATCTTCAAC GTCCATCCCTTTGTGATGACATGGGGGTTCATTCTTCTCATCGGTGAAG CCATACTGGTGTACACGACGATCCCGATGAACCACCGGGCGCAGAAGATGGTGCACATGCTGGTGCACCTGGTGGCCTTCGTCCTCGGCGTCTTCGGCATCTACGCGGCCTTCAAGTTCCACAACGTGGCCGTGGTGCCGGACCTTGTGAGCCTCCACTCCTGGATCGGCATCGGCGCCATCTCCCTCTTCGCGCTGCAGTGGCTCATCGGCTTCGCCGTCTTCTGGATGCCCGGCACGCACGAGCACacgcgcgccgccgcggcccccgTGCACGTCGCCGGCGGGCTCGTCATCTTCCTCCTCGGCGTCTGCGCCGCGCAGACGGGGCTCGTCCAGAAGAGCGCCAGCGCCACGCCCGGCACCGAGGCCAGGCTCATCAACGTCACCGGCCTCTTCATCGTCTTCTACGGGGTCACCGTCGCGGCCACCGTCATGCTGCGCATCGCCACGCGCTACCAGTAG
- the LOC123082351 gene encoding expansin-B6 — MATTRVSLLLLLAVALAGSVAGASAFTCTSGPCYNGTAAFYGDADGAGNEAGVCGYGPAVAKPPFNAMVFAARDYSRTAVGCGRCFNITCRHPVCNPDGVTVTFADYCSGGPCVDNDVIEMSGHAFSAIALPGRESELRASPTVPVTYQLVDCRYSSSMAYLVDPTATSERFTVVLLYVPGDAYPGLLTVHFKDESSEDWVDADPVGRYRLPKFTATRKMVAPITIKVEGHYLIGPAPENPTWSVTAADVIPVGWHGGKTYYAA; from the exons ATGGCGACGACCCGCGTGAGCCTGCTCCTCCTGCTAGCAGTTGCGCTCGCCGGCTCTGTTGCCGGGGCATCGGCCTTCACCTGCACGTCGGGTCCTTGCTACAACGGCACGGCCGCTTTCTACGGCGACGCCGACGGCGCGGGGAATGAAG CTGGAGTATGCGGTTACGGGCCAGCGGTGGCCAAGCCGCCGTTCAACGCCATGGTTTTTGCAGCAAGAGATTACTCGCGGACCGCCGTGGGATGCGGCAGATGCTTCAACATAACCTGTCGACACCCCGTGTGCAATCCTGATGGAGTCACGGTAACGTTCGCCGACTACTGCAGCGGCGGACCGTGCGTCGACAACGACGTCATTGAGATGAGCGGCCACGCGTTTTCCGCGATAGCCCTGCCGGGCCGAGAATCCGAGCTGCGCGCGTCACCCACTGTTCCTGTAACTTACCAACT AGTTGACTGCCGCTACTCATCCAGCATGGCCTACCTCGTCGACCCGACCGCGACATCGGAGCGCTTCACTGTCGTACTCCTGTATGTGCCAGGGGATGCCTACCCCGGCCTGCTGACTGTTCACTTCAAAGATGAGTCGAGCGAGGACTGGGTGGATGCTGATCCCGTTGGTCGCTATAGGCTCCCCAAATTCACAGCCACTAGGAAGATGGTAGCCCCAATTACGATCAAGGTGGAAGGTCACTATCTGATTGGGCCAGCGCCGGAGAACCCCACCTGGAGTGTCACGGCGGCAGATGTCATCCCCGTCGGCTGGCACGGGGGGAAGACCTACTACGCGGCCTGA